From Cellulomonas fimi ATCC 484, a single genomic window includes:
- the folP gene encoding dihydropteroate synthase gives MSTAVPPAGAHLRLRGRVVGDGGPVVMAVVNRTPDSFYAAARHDDASADAAVDRAVEEGADLVDLGGVRAGRGPRVDVAEEIARVVPLVARVRARHPELLVSIDTWRAEVARAAAAEGVDLVNDTWAGHDPRLVEVAAEHGLGVVCSHTGGARPRTDPLRVEYPRSGPLEDPDDGLDGVLDDVVATVTAGAARAVALGVDPGSVLVDPTHDFGKNTWHSLHLVRRTAALVALGHPVLMALSRKDFVGESLDLPVDERLEGTLAATSVAAWLGARVFRVHDVAATRRTLDMVAVVRGDRPPARAVRGLA, from the coding sequence GTGAGCACGGCCGTACCGCCGGCGGGGGCACACCTGCGGCTGCGCGGCCGCGTCGTCGGCGACGGCGGGCCCGTCGTGATGGCCGTGGTCAACCGGACGCCCGACTCGTTCTACGCCGCCGCGCGGCACGACGACGCGTCCGCGGACGCCGCGGTGGACCGCGCGGTCGAGGAGGGGGCGGACCTCGTCGACCTCGGCGGCGTCCGCGCCGGCCGGGGTCCGCGCGTCGACGTCGCCGAGGAGATCGCGCGCGTCGTCCCGCTCGTCGCGCGCGTGCGTGCCCGGCACCCGGAGCTGCTCGTCAGCATCGACACGTGGCGTGCGGAGGTGGCGCGAGCCGCGGCCGCGGAGGGCGTCGACCTCGTCAACGACACGTGGGCAGGCCACGACCCGCGGCTCGTGGAGGTCGCGGCCGAGCACGGCCTGGGCGTCGTCTGCTCGCACACCGGCGGCGCGCGGCCGCGCACCGACCCGCTGCGCGTCGAGTACCCGCGCAGCGGACCGCTCGAGGACCCGGACGACGGGCTCGACGGCGTGCTCGACGACGTGGTGGCGACCGTGACCGCGGGCGCCGCCCGTGCGGTCGCGCTCGGCGTGGACCCGGGGTCGGTGCTCGTCGACCCGACGCACGACTTCGGCAAGAACACGTGGCACTCGCTGCACCTGGTCCGCCGCACGGCGGCGCTCGTCGCGCTCGGTCACCCCGTCCTCATGGCGCTGTCCCGCAAGGACTTCGTCGGCGAGAGCCTCGACCTGCCGGTCGACGAGCGGCTCGAGGGCACGCTCGCCGCGACGTCGGTCGCCGCGTGGCTCGGTGCGCGCGTGTTCCGGGTGCACGACGTCGCCGCGACGCGCCGCACCCTCGACATGGTCGCGGTCGTCCGTGGGGACCGGCCGCCGGCGCGGGCCGTGCGGGGGCTCGCATGA
- the trpS gene encoding tryptophan--tRNA ligase, with the protein MATHRSRIFSGMQPTSDSLQLGNYLGALTQWVALQDEHDAIYCVVDLHALTVNPDPAVLRDRTRRTAAQFLAAGVDPARSILFVQSHVPEHAELAWLLSCQTGFGEAGRMTQFKDKSSKQGSEGTTVGLFTYPVLMAADILLYDTNLVPVGEDQRQHLELSRDLAQRLNQRFGPGTAVVPDPHIVKATAKIYDLQDPTSKMSKSAESPNGLIELLDDPKVVAKRIRSAVTDAEREIRFDPAAKPGISNLLTIYSALTGRPVDAIVADYDGKGYGDLKKDLAEVVVGFLAPFQERVHGYLADPASLDEVLADGADRAQALAAPTLERLYDRFGLLRRRGARHAAVDALVDARTPA; encoded by the coding sequence ATGGCCACGCACCGCTCGCGCATCTTCTCCGGGATGCAGCCCACGTCCGACTCCCTCCAGCTCGGGAACTACCTCGGCGCCCTGACGCAGTGGGTCGCCCTGCAGGACGAGCACGACGCGATCTACTGCGTCGTCGACCTGCACGCCCTGACGGTCAACCCGGACCCGGCCGTCCTGCGGGACCGCACCCGCCGGACCGCCGCCCAGTTCCTCGCGGCGGGCGTGGACCCGGCGCGCTCGATCCTGTTCGTGCAGTCGCACGTCCCCGAGCACGCCGAGCTGGCGTGGCTGCTGTCCTGCCAGACCGGCTTCGGCGAGGCGGGCCGGATGACGCAGTTCAAGGACAAGTCGAGCAAGCAGGGGTCGGAGGGCACGACGGTCGGCCTGTTCACGTACCCGGTGCTCATGGCGGCGGACATCCTGCTGTACGACACCAACCTCGTCCCGGTCGGCGAGGACCAGCGCCAGCACCTCGAGCTGTCGCGCGACCTGGCGCAGCGGCTCAACCAGCGGTTCGGCCCGGGTACCGCCGTCGTGCCGGACCCGCACATCGTCAAGGCGACCGCCAAGATCTACGACCTGCAGGACCCGACGTCGAAGATGAGCAAGTCGGCCGAGAGCCCCAACGGCCTCATCGAGCTGCTCGACGACCCGAAGGTCGTGGCGAAGCGGATCCGGTCCGCCGTGACGGACGCCGAGCGTGAGATCCGGTTCGACCCCGCCGCGAAGCCCGGCATCTCGAACCTCCTGACGATCTACTCGGCCCTCACGGGCCGGCCGGTCGACGCGATCGTCGCCGACTACGACGGCAAGGGCTACGGCGACCTGAAGAAGGACCTCGCGGAGGTCGTCGTCGGGTTCCTCGCCCCGTTCCAGGAGCGGGTGCACGGCTACCTCGCCGACCCGGCGTCGCTCGACGAGGTCCTCGCCGACGGTGCCGACCGGGCGCAGGCGCTCGCGGCGCCGACGCTCGAGCGGCTGTACGACCGGT
- a CDS encoding DUF3117 domain-containing protein yields MAAMKPRTGDGPLEVTKEGRGIVMRVPLEGGGRLVVELNATEAAELGEALTSVVS; encoded by the coding sequence ATGGCCGCGATGAAGCCGAGGACCGGTGACGGACCGCTCGAGGTGACCAAGGAGGGGCGCGGCATCGTCATGCGCGTCCCGCTCGAGGGCGGTGGACGGCTGGTGGTCGAGCTCAACGCGACCGAGGCCGCCGAGCTGGGCGAGGCCCTGACGTCCGTCGTCTCCTGA
- a CDS encoding O-methyltransferase has product MSTDKAQSWVYCEEFLPEDDVLLRARERAAQLGCVPVLPGSGAALSVLAAAAGARAVVEIGTGAGVGSLYLLRGMPADGVLTTIDIEVEHQRAAKEAFAEEGVRATRTRTISGRALDVLPRLTDGGYDLVFVDADKGSYPGYVEQAVRLLRPGGVLAVDNALWHDRVADPARRDETTTTIREVGRVVRADDRLVPALLPTGDGLLVAVRR; this is encoded by the coding sequence ATCTCCACCGACAAGGCCCAGAGCTGGGTCTACTGCGAGGAGTTCCTCCCCGAGGACGACGTGCTGCTGCGCGCCCGGGAGCGGGCGGCGCAGCTCGGCTGCGTGCCGGTCCTGCCCGGCTCGGGCGCGGCGCTGTCCGTCCTCGCCGCGGCGGCCGGCGCGCGCGCCGTCGTCGAGATCGGCACGGGCGCCGGCGTCGGCTCGCTCTACCTGCTGCGTGGCATGCCCGCGGACGGCGTCCTGACGACGATCGACATCGAGGTCGAGCACCAGCGGGCCGCCAAGGAGGCGTTCGCCGAGGAGGGTGTCCGGGCGACGCGCACGCGCACCATCTCGGGCCGCGCCCTCGACGTCCTGCCCCGGCTCACGGACGGCGGGTACGACCTCGTGTTCGTCGACGCCGACAAGGGCTCCTACCCCGGCTACGTCGAGCAGGCCGTGCGGCTCCTGCGGCCCGGCGGCGTGCTGGCCGTCGACAACGCGCTGTGGCACGACCGCGTCGCGGACCCGGCCCGCCGGGACGAGACGACGACCACGATCCGCGAGGTCGGGCGCGTCGTGCGGGCGGACGACCGGCTGGTCCCGGCGCTGCTGCCGACGGGCGACGGGCTGCTGGTGGCCGTCCGTCGCTGA
- a CDS encoding zf-HC2 domain-containing protein produces MSHLGSRISALVDGQLSVTATERALAHVALCPACAGELAAARAARRALAAAADDVPPAPDLTARLLSLAPDGPGAVRPFPSRDPFAAPPDRTALAAAGLVPRSWTGRETLHGSVTARRNPVRLAVGSVAGFGAVAAMLFVLGERPDIVPVSHPGADLELLAQTTSDGTVDGRPALEDAVEGGEVDTQVASWLRSHSWSFPTDLPPGWSVTGLQWSGEDGDVLEVDLSGPGGSVVVTEQQGRLDADALAGAGEHEVGGRSVYLLSVQPTHVAWQCGSTVVQVVGASGHDVLAPLVAAFPGGAYDDGVPARITRGWQTVTGALQTP; encoded by the coding sequence ATGAGCCACCTCGGGTCGCGGATCAGCGCGCTGGTCGACGGGCAGCTCTCGGTCACCGCGACGGAACGTGCGCTCGCGCACGTCGCGCTGTGCCCCGCGTGCGCGGGCGAGCTCGCCGCGGCACGGGCCGCGCGCCGGGCCCTCGCGGCCGCCGCCGACGACGTGCCGCCCGCCCCTGACCTCACGGCGCGGCTCCTGTCGCTCGCGCCCGACGGGCCGGGCGCCGTGCGTCCCTTCCCGTCGCGCGACCCGTTCGCCGCACCGCCGGACCGGACGGCGCTCGCCGCTGCCGGGCTCGTGCCGCGCTCGTGGACCGGGCGGGAGACGCTGCACGGCTCGGTGACCGCGCGCCGCAACCCCGTGCGGCTCGCGGTCGGGTCCGTCGCCGGGTTCGGCGCCGTCGCCGCGATGCTGTTCGTCCTGGGGGAGCGGCCCGACATCGTCCCCGTGAGTCACCCCGGCGCCGACCTGGAGCTGCTCGCGCAGACCACGTCCGACGGGACCGTCGACGGCCGCCCGGCGCTCGAGGACGCCGTCGAGGGCGGCGAGGTCGACACGCAGGTGGCCTCGTGGCTGCGGTCCCACTCGTGGTCGTTCCCCACCGACCTCCCGCCCGGCTGGTCCGTCACGGGTCTGCAGTGGTCCGGCGAGGACGGCGACGTGCTCGAGGTCGACCTGTCGGGGCCGGGCGGGTCCGTCGTCGTCACCGAGCAGCAGGGCCGCCTCGACGCCGACGCGCTCGCGGGGGCGGGGGAGCACGAGGTCGGCGGCCGGTCGGTGTACCTGCTGTCCGTGCAGCCGACGCACGTCGCGTGGCAGTGCGGCTCGACGGTCGTGCAGGTCGTCGGCGCGAGCGGGCACGACGTGCTCGCTCCGCTCGTGGCAGCCTTTCCCGGGGGCGCCTACGACGACGGGGTGCCCGCGCGGATCACCCGCGGATGGCAGACCGTGACAGGAGCCCTGCAGACCCCATGA
- a CDS encoding TIGR00730 family Rossman fold protein, with translation MSDDGQPAPGRGYRKGPVLLRGRQIPSSTSDQRLLSSGDGASWLHDDPWRVMRIQSEFVEGFGALAEVGPAVSVFGSARTPDDSPEYAVGVEVGRRLAEAGYAVITGGGPGIMEAANRGAAAAGGLSVGLGIELPFEQGMNGYVDLGVNFRYFFARKTMFVKYSEGFVVLPGGFGTFDELFEALTLVQTHKVTSFPIVLVGRSYWQGLLDWLRSAALDRGMISAVDLELLQVVDDAEEAVDIVRTRGAELRAHEEAAASATAEAETSPEGAG, from the coding sequence ATGAGCGACGACGGTCAGCCCGCACCGGGCCGGGGATACCGCAAGGGGCCGGTGCTCCTGCGCGGACGGCAGATCCCCTCCAGCACGTCCGACCAGCGCCTGCTGAGCAGCGGCGACGGCGCCTCCTGGCTGCACGACGACCCGTGGCGCGTCATGCGGATCCAGAGCGAGTTCGTCGAGGGTTTCGGGGCGCTCGCGGAAGTCGGCCCTGCCGTCAGCGTGTTCGGCTCGGCGCGCACCCCGGACGACAGCCCCGAGTACGCGGTCGGCGTGGAGGTCGGGCGCCGGCTCGCCGAGGCCGGGTACGCCGTCATCACCGGGGGAGGCCCCGGGATCATGGAGGCCGCGAACCGGGGGGCCGCCGCGGCGGGCGGGCTGTCCGTCGGGCTCGGCATCGAGCTGCCGTTCGAGCAGGGCATGAACGGCTACGTCGACCTCGGCGTGAACTTCCGTTACTTCTTCGCCCGCAAGACGATGTTCGTCAAGTACTCCGAGGGCTTCGTGGTGCTGCCCGGCGGGTTCGGGACGTTCGACGAGCTGTTCGAGGCCCTCACGCTCGTCCAGACCCACAAGGTCACGAGCTTCCCGATCGTGCTCGTCGGCCGGTCGTACTGGCAGGGCCTGCTGGACTGGCTGCGCAGCGCCGCGCTGGACCGCGGCATGATCTCCGCCGTGGACCTGGAGCTGCTCCAGGTCGTCGACGACGCCGAGGAGGCCGTCGACATCGTCCGCACGCGCGGCGCCGAGCTGCGCGCCCACGAGGAGGCGGCGGCCAGCGCGACCGCGGAGGCGGAGACGTCGCCCGAGGGCGCGGGGTGA
- a CDS encoding S1C family serine protease, producing MTTPDDDAQRPTSGPVGSGPVPASIPQDNPFASPSGRRPLPTAPTAPRAAQAGSEAPAGPRPAAPGPAPAPAPHGAPAPFGAPTPFGAPAPYGAPAPYGAPGPSDAAGPHAAPPHHDAIPSYAVAAPHPAPVVATRRRRRVLSVAWVVPLVLLALVAGVLGGVLGARIGDDDHLRDAGLPAAVAGSADESRPPESVAGIASTVLPSVVSIDVDGPEGASTGSGFVLRADGYIVTNNHVVAQAAEAASTSVVVTFADGSEESASIVGRTSEYDLAVIKVEVDGLTPLLLGDSGAVVVGDPVVAVGAPLGLAGTVTTGIVSALNRPVSAGDEGGDTAFINAIQTDAAINPGNSGGPLVNAAGEVIGVNSAIAQPPGTLAPAGGSIGLGFAIPSDQVRRTAEQLIETGRATYPIIGVLLDQRYVGEGVQVSTEDQDGTAAVSPDGPAERAGIRRGDVILAIDGRPVTDPDELIVAIRARTPGETVVLRVRTGSDERDVRVRLDEADAR from the coding sequence ATGACGACGCCCGACGACGACGCGCAGCGCCCGACGAGCGGGCCCGTCGGGTCCGGACCCGTGCCGGCGTCAATCCCGCAGGACAACCCGTTCGCCTCCCCGTCCGGGCGTCGGCCGCTGCCGACCGCTCCGACTGCTCCGCGGGCAGCGCAGGCGGGGTCCGAGGCCCCCGCCGGTCCGCGTCCCGCCGCGCCCGGACCCGCCCCGGCACCCGCGCCCCACGGCGCACCGGCCCCGTTCGGCGCACCCACCCCGTTCGGCGCACCGGCTCCCTACGGTGCGCCCGCGCCCTACGGTGCTCCCGGCCCGTCCGACGCCGCCGGCCCGCACGCGGCCCCGCCGCACCACGACGCGATCCCGTCGTACGCCGTTGCCGCACCGCACCCGGCGCCCGTGGTCGCGACCCGGCGCCGCCGCCGTGTCCTGTCCGTCGCCTGGGTCGTCCCGCTCGTCCTGCTCGCGCTCGTGGCGGGCGTCCTCGGCGGGGTCCTGGGCGCGCGGATCGGCGACGACGACCACCTGCGCGACGCGGGTCTGCCGGCCGCCGTCGCCGGCTCGGCCGACGAGTCGCGCCCCCCGGAGTCGGTCGCGGGGATCGCGTCGACGGTGCTGCCGAGCGTGGTGTCGATCGACGTCGACGGGCCGGAGGGCGCCTCGACCGGGTCGGGCTTCGTGCTGCGCGCCGACGGCTACATCGTCACGAACAACCACGTCGTCGCGCAGGCGGCGGAGGCGGCGTCGACGAGCGTCGTCGTGACGTTCGCGGACGGCAGCGAGGAGAGCGCGTCGATCGTCGGCCGCACCTCGGAGTACGACCTCGCGGTCATCAAGGTCGAGGTGGACGGGCTCACGCCGCTCCTGCTGGGCGACTCGGGGGCCGTCGTCGTCGGCGACCCGGTGGTCGCGGTGGGCGCGCCGCTCGGGCTCGCCGGCACCGTGACGACCGGGATCGTGAGCGCGCTCAACCGCCCGGTGTCGGCGGGCGACGAGGGCGGCGACACGGCGTTCATCAACGCGATCCAGACGGACGCGGCGATCAACCCCGGCAACTCCGGCGGGCCGCTCGTCAACGCGGCCGGCGAGGTGATCGGCGTGAACTCGGCGATCGCGCAGCCGCCGGGCACGCTCGCGCCCGCGGGCGGCAGCATCGGCCTCGGCTTCGCGATCCCGTCCGACCAGGTGCGCCGCACCGCCGAGCAGCTCATCGAGACGGGCCGTGCGACGTACCCGATCATCGGGGTGCTGCTCGACCAGCGGTACGTGGGGGAGGGCGTGCAGGTCTCCACGGAGGACCAGGACGGGACGGCGGCGGTCAGCCCGGACGGCCCTGCGGAGCGTGCCGGGATCCGGCGCGGCGACGTGATCCTCGCGATCGACGGGCGCCCGGTCACCGACCCGGACGAGCTCATCGTGGCGATCCGTGCCCGCACGCCGGGCGAGACCGTGGTGCTCCGGGTCCGGACCGGGTCGGACGAGCGGGACGTGCGCGTGCGCCTCGACGAGGCCGACGCCCGCTGA
- the dapE gene encoding succinyl-diaminopimelate desuccinylase — translation MSGASTPVLDLRGDLVALTRAVCDVPSVSGDEATLADAVETALRAYPHLEVLRDGDAVVARTRLGRGSRVVVAGHLDTVPLADNLPTRVEGEGDDAVVWGRGTVDMKAGVAVQLALAAELDQPAHDVTWVFYDHEEVAADLNGLGRLVRDHPDWVACDFAVLCEPTDGGLEGGCNGTLRAEVRLTGVAAHSARAWTGRNAIHAAGEVLRRLEAYEPAVVEVDGLEYREGLNAVLVSGGTAANVIPDSCVVTVNYRFAPSRDVAEATAHVQELFAGYDVVVTDAAPGARPGLQHPAAAAFADVVLAVTGGVPAAKLGWTDVARFSALGVPAVNFGPGDPLLAHKDDERCPVAQIHGSYAALRAWLTA, via the coding sequence GTGAGCGGCGCGAGCACCCCCGTCCTGGACCTGCGCGGCGACCTGGTCGCCCTGACCCGTGCGGTGTGCGACGTGCCGTCCGTCTCCGGTGACGAGGCGACGCTGGCCGATGCCGTCGAGACCGCGCTGCGTGCGTACCCGCACCTCGAGGTCTTGCGGGACGGCGACGCGGTCGTCGCACGCACCCGGCTGGGACGTGGGTCGCGCGTCGTCGTCGCGGGCCACCTCGACACCGTGCCGCTCGCGGACAACCTGCCGACGCGCGTCGAGGGCGAGGGGGACGACGCGGTCGTCTGGGGTCGCGGCACGGTCGACATGAAGGCGGGAGTCGCGGTGCAGCTCGCACTCGCGGCCGAGCTCGACCAGCCTGCGCACGACGTCACCTGGGTGTTCTACGACCACGAGGAGGTCGCGGCGGACCTCAACGGCCTCGGCCGGCTCGTGCGCGACCACCCGGACTGGGTCGCGTGCGACTTCGCCGTGCTGTGCGAGCCGACCGACGGTGGCCTCGAGGGCGGCTGCAACGGGACGCTGCGCGCCGAGGTGCGCCTGACCGGCGTCGCCGCGCACTCGGCGCGCGCGTGGACGGGCCGCAACGCGATCCACGCCGCCGGCGAGGTGCTGCGGCGCCTGGAGGCGTACGAGCCGGCCGTCGTCGAGGTCGACGGGCTCGAGTACCGCGAGGGGCTCAACGCCGTGCTCGTCTCGGGCGGCACCGCGGCCAACGTCATCCCGGACTCGTGCGTCGTCACCGTCAACTACCGCTTCGCGCCCTCGCGCGACGTCGCCGAGGCGACCGCGCACGTGCAGGAGCTCTTCGCCGGCTACGACGTCGTCGTGACCGACGCCGCACCCGGCGCGCGACCGGGGCTCCAGCACCCGGCGGCCGCGGCGTTCGCGGACGTCGTCCTCGCGGTCACCGGGGGAGTGCCGGCGGCGAAGCTCGGCTGGACCGACGTCGCGCGGTTCAGCGCGCTGGGCGTGCCGGCCGTCAACTTCGGTCCCGGCGACCCGCTGCTCGCGCACAAGGACGACGAGCGCTGCCCGGTCGCGCAGATCCACGGGTCGTACGCCGCGCTGCGGGCCTGGCTGACGGCCTGA
- a CDS encoding leucyl aminopeptidase family protein yields the protein MARPTPTTTIGRTPPEVALVGGALATSPLLTDGTTDAVAVPVAPARSGDDGVQPREGTADAAARYGVDLAEIAERVRLTGAAGEAYVLQLPRPVGSAVTLPWQGLPPRLVLVGVGDGSPRDVRRAGAALARATRGLRRVVTTVGAYAAQDASQEAAAARALTEGYLLAAYRTPTLATGTPDPEPASLVLLGRDGTRTGAAVAAGRTAARATWLARDLAATPSSTKNPAWLAEQARRLGRQAGLEVTVRGPRELAAQGFGGILAVGAGSASPPRLVTVAYTPATPDVARHVVVVGKGITYDTGGLSIKPREAMVPMKTDMTGAAVALATVLAAAEAGVAHRVTAVLPLAENHVGAASYRPGDVLTQFGGTTVEIANTDAEGRLVLADALAWADAELDPDVLVDVATLTGAATLGLGKQHAALYGSDDEVVADLAAAGERSGELAWPMPLVEEYEEAVRSEVADLRHVPLDRRIGGGSITAALFLRHFVGTRRWAHLDIAGPARAAGDKHEVTEGATGFGARLLLEYLSDLR from the coding sequence ATGGCACGGCCGACCCCGACCACGACCATCGGCCGCACCCCGCCGGAGGTGGCCCTCGTCGGCGGCGCTCTCGCCACGAGCCCGCTGCTGACGGACGGCACGACCGACGCGGTCGCCGTCCCCGTCGCACCCGCGCGCAGCGGGGACGACGGCGTGCAGCCCCGCGAGGGCACCGCCGACGCGGCCGCCCGCTACGGCGTCGACCTCGCCGAGATCGCCGAGCGCGTCCGCCTGACGGGTGCGGCCGGCGAGGCGTACGTCCTGCAGCTCCCGCGGCCGGTCGGGTCGGCCGTCACGCTGCCCTGGCAGGGGCTGCCGCCGCGACTCGTCCTCGTCGGCGTGGGCGACGGCTCCCCGCGTGACGTCCGCCGGGCCGGCGCCGCGCTCGCCCGCGCGACCCGTGGTCTGCGCCGCGTCGTCACGACCGTCGGCGCCTACGCCGCCCAGGACGCCTCGCAGGAGGCCGCGGCCGCACGGGCCCTCACCGAGGGCTACCTGCTCGCGGCCTACCGCACGCCGACGCTCGCGACGGGGACCCCGGACCCGGAGCCTGCGTCGCTCGTCCTGCTCGGCCGCGACGGGACCCGCACGGGTGCCGCGGTCGCCGCCGGCCGGACTGCGGCCCGCGCCACGTGGCTCGCGCGCGACCTCGCCGCGACCCCGTCGAGCACGAAGAACCCCGCCTGGCTCGCGGAGCAGGCGCGCCGGCTCGGCCGTCAGGCCGGGCTCGAGGTCACCGTCCGCGGCCCGCGCGAGCTGGCCGCCCAGGGCTTCGGCGGGATCCTCGCCGTCGGCGCGGGCTCCGCGTCACCGCCCCGGCTGGTGACGGTCGCGTACACGCCCGCGACGCCGGACGTCGCGCGGCACGTCGTGGTGGTCGGCAAGGGCATCACGTACGACACGGGCGGCCTGTCGATCAAGCCGCGCGAGGCGATGGTCCCGATGAAGACGGACATGACCGGTGCCGCCGTCGCGCTCGCGACCGTCCTGGCCGCGGCCGAGGCGGGCGTCGCGCACCGCGTCACCGCCGTGCTGCCGCTCGCCGAGAACCACGTCGGCGCGGCGTCCTACCGTCCAGGGGACGTCCTCACGCAGTTCGGCGGCACGACCGTCGAGATCGCGAACACCGACGCCGAGGGCCGGCTCGTGCTCGCCGACGCGCTCGCCTGGGCCGACGCCGAGCTGGACCCCGACGTCCTCGTGGACGTCGCGACGCTCACGGGCGCCGCGACGCTCGGTCTCGGCAAGCAGCACGCCGCGCTGTACGGGTCGGACGACGAGGTCGTCGCGGACCTCGCAGCTGCCGGGGAGCGCTCGGGCGAGCTCGCGTGGCCCATGCCCCTCGTCGAGGAGTACGAGGAGGCGGTCCGCTCCGAGGTGGCGGACCTGCGGCACGTGCCCCTCGACCGGCGGATCGGTGGCGGCTCCATCACGGCCGCGCTGTTCCTGCGCCACTTCGTCGGCACGCGGCGCTGGGCGCACCTCGACATCGCCGGCCCTGCGCGGGCCGCCGGGGACAAGCACGAGGTCACCGAGGGCGCCACGGGCTTCGGCGCACGGCTGCTCCTGGAGTACCTGAGCGACCTGCGCTGA
- a CDS encoding twin-arginine translocation protein, TatB subunit has product MFGINGGELLVLFLVAAFVIGPERLPRYAEQLGHWVRRARQFASDAKARVDEELGEEARDVDWAALDPRKYDPRRIVREALLDDLPPASARTAAAAARPPAPVKTAAAAAATGVAGASGERWRSAPFDDEAT; this is encoded by the coding sequence GTGTTCGGAATCAACGGCGGAGAGCTGCTCGTGCTCTTCCTCGTCGCGGCCTTCGTGATCGGCCCCGAGCGCCTGCCGAGGTACGCGGAACAGCTGGGCCACTGGGTCCGCCGGGCACGCCAGTTCGCCTCCGACGCCAAGGCGCGCGTCGACGAGGAGCTGGGCGAGGAGGCCCGCGACGTCGACTGGGCGGCGCTCGACCCGCGCAAGTACGACCCGCGTCGCATCGTGCGCGAGGCGCTGCTCGACGACCTGCCGCCCGCCTCCGCCCGCACGGCCGCGGCTGCGGCCCGCCCGCCGGCACCCGTCAAGACCGCCGCGGCTGCTGCCGCGACCGGGGTCGCGGGCGCGTCCGGCGAGCGATGGCGCAGCGCGCCGTTCGACGACGAAGCCACCTGA
- the sigE gene encoding RNA polymerase sigma factor SigE, which yields MTTPPAAWQPPTWEQIVRDHSARVYRLAYRLTGNRQDAEDLTQETFVRVFRSLSTYTPGTFEGWLHRITTNLFLDQARRRQRIRMDAMGEEQDRLPSGDHLSSPERAFEHGNLDHDVQRALDELPPEYRAAVVLCDIEGLSYEEIAVTLGIKLGTVRSRIHRARARLRVSLEHLAPDAGRAAADDEAVAAPSAPGRAG from the coding sequence ATGACCACGCCCCCGGCCGCCTGGCAGCCGCCGACGTGGGAGCAGATCGTCCGGGACCACTCGGCGCGCGTCTACCGGCTGGCCTACCGCCTGACCGGCAATCGGCAGGACGCGGAGGACCTCACCCAGGAGACGTTCGTCCGGGTGTTCCGCTCCCTGAGCACGTACACCCCCGGCACGTTCGAGGGGTGGCTGCACCGCATCACCACCAACCTGTTCCTCGACCAGGCGCGCCGCCGCCAGCGCATCCGGATGGACGCGATGGGCGAGGAGCAGGACCGCCTGCCCTCGGGGGACCACCTGTCGAGCCCGGAGCGGGCGTTCGAGCACGGCAACCTCGACCACGACGTGCAGCGCGCGCTCGACGAGCTGCCGCCGGAGTACCGCGCGGCGGTCGTCCTGTGCGACATCGAGGGCCTGTCCTACGAGGAGATCGCGGTCACCCTCGGCATCAAGCTCGGCACCGTGCGCTCGCGCATCCACCGGGCCCGTGCGCGGCTGCGCGTCTCGCTCGAGCACCTCGCGCCCGACGCCGGGCGGGCCGCGGCGGACGACGAGGCGGTCGCCGCCCCGAGCGCGCCGGGGCGTGCGGGATGA